A window of the Bacillota bacterium genome harbors these coding sequences:
- a CDS encoding inositol monophosphatase family protein, with amino-acid sequence MPPGLEGRVELAREAAQEAAALLLEGLGVLHRVEVKSSPADLVSEVDRRSEEAIRSRVRARFPGDAFLGEEGGTGSGPGAAPQRAGALPWARGWCWVVDPLDGTNNYLHGIPFFAVSMALLEDGRLRYGLTLDPVRGERFEAWPGGGAWLGERPLHVSREERIPFSLVATGFPFDRRGHRRNLDRLAAVADRVQNVRTLGSAALALAYVAAGRLEAFWELHLAPWDMAAGALLVREAGGSVSDADGRPFRLEGGTVLAGAPAVHDWLKGVFGGAGLSSSRES; translated from the coding sequence GTGCCCCCGGGGCTGGAGGGCCGGGTGGAGCTGGCACGCGAGGCGGCGCAGGAGGCGGCCGCCCTCCTCCTGGAGGGGCTGGGCGTGCTGCACCGGGTGGAGGTGAAGAGCTCGCCCGCCGACCTGGTCAGCGAGGTGGACCGCCGCTCCGAGGAAGCGATCCGCTCCCGCGTGCGCGCGCGCTTCCCCGGGGACGCCTTCCTGGGGGAGGAGGGGGGGACCGGGTCCGGCCCCGGCGCGGCGCCGCAGCGGGCGGGCGCCCTGCCCTGGGCGCGCGGCTGGTGCTGGGTGGTCGACCCGCTGGACGGCACCAACAACTACCTGCACGGGATCCCCTTCTTCGCCGTCTCCATGGCCCTCCTGGAGGACGGGCGGCTCCGCTACGGGCTGACGCTGGACCCGGTGCGCGGGGAGCGGTTCGAGGCCTGGCCGGGCGGTGGCGCGTGGCTGGGCGAGCGGCCGCTCCACGTCAGCCGCGAGGAGCGGATCCCCTTCTCCCTGGTCGCCACCGGCTTCCCCTTCGACCGGCGGGGCCACCGGCGGAACCTGGACCGGCTGGCGGCGGTGGCCGACCGGGTGCAGAACGTGCGCACCCTCGGCTCGGCCGCGCTGGCACTGGCCTACGTGGCGGCCGGGCGGCTGGAGGCCTTCTGGGAGCTCCACCTGGCCCCCTGGGACATGGCGGCGGGCGCGCTCCTGGTCCGCGAGGCGGGGGGAAGCGTCAGCGACGCCGACGGCCGGCCTTTCCGCCTGGAGGGTGGGACCGTCCTGGCGGGCGCGCCGGCGGTCCACGACTGGCTGAAGGGGGTCTTCGGCGGGGCCGGTCTCTCCTCGTCCCGGGAGTCATAG
- a CDS encoding NFACT family protein — MRALALELGGRLAGARVQKVTATGERSFGFRLRLADGTLHWLELSLEPQADGVLLDPPRLPGGPDGPGAEPPDRPGFWLAQLRRHLGGARLTGVDQPGWERILRLGFLGRDALGDPARYELVAELMGTRSNLLLVGEDGRILDALRRASPDENPARPVLPGLPYQLPPPPREPRWQPEEGEAALLERLAAAARTGRPAAKALAAAVAGMGPAHARLALEAAGQGGAGRLPEEPAALARLAGRVAAMLGAAGRGDFRPAVMEEPGAEEAVAVLPEGLPAGRPRLRPVATVSQAVAETLARRGERWHLERRRRTLLQPVRAEVERLRRRLEAQRRELEEAGEADAWRREAELLLAYAASFAPGQRGLDVPDHFEAGQPLRRLELEPGERPVERAQRLFHRYRRAVRRRQHLEPVLAATEERLRYLESVLLELEEAENPAELADVEAEMEAEGLLPAPRHTRARRREPPASTGPLRLLSHDGWEIWLGRNNRQNEELTMRLARPDDLWFHARGLPGAHVLLPVRGREQPPERTRLEAAALAALHSGGRRSSSVEVDWTERRNVWKPRGAPPGFVLYRNERTLAVRPDPELEADLRSLSGVAGSGASGPA; from the coding sequence TTGCGCGCCCTGGCCCTGGAGCTGGGCGGACGCCTGGCCGGGGCGCGCGTCCAGAAGGTGACGGCGACGGGCGAGCGGAGCTTCGGCTTCCGCCTGCGTCTCGCCGACGGGACGCTTCACTGGCTGGAGCTCTCGCTCGAGCCGCAGGCGGACGGGGTTCTGCTGGACCCGCCCCGCCTGCCGGGAGGGCCGGACGGGCCGGGCGCGGAGCCGCCGGACCGCCCCGGCTTCTGGCTCGCGCAGCTCCGCCGGCACCTGGGAGGGGCGCGCCTGACCGGGGTGGACCAGCCGGGCTGGGAGCGGATCCTGCGGCTGGGCTTCCTGGGGCGGGACGCGCTGGGCGACCCGGCCCGCTACGAGCTGGTGGCGGAGCTGATGGGCACGCGCTCCAACCTGCTCCTCGTGGGGGAGGACGGCCGCATCCTGGACGCGCTCCGCCGCGCCAGCCCGGACGAGAACCCGGCCCGCCCGGTCCTGCCCGGCCTCCCCTACCAGCTGCCGCCGCCGCCGCGGGAGCCGCGCTGGCAGCCCGAGGAGGGCGAGGCGGCGCTGCTCGAGCGGCTGGCCGCGGCCGCCCGGACCGGCCGCCCGGCGGCCAAGGCGCTGGCCGCCGCGGTGGCGGGGATGGGCCCGGCCCACGCGCGCCTCGCCCTGGAGGCGGCTGGCCAGGGCGGGGCGGGACGGCTGCCCGAGGAGCCGGCGGCGCTCGCCCGCCTGGCCGGCCGGGTGGCGGCCATGCTCGGGGCGGCGGGGCGCGGCGACTTCCGGCCCGCGGTGATGGAGGAGCCGGGTGCCGAGGAGGCGGTGGCGGTGCTGCCGGAAGGGCTTCCTGCCGGGCGGCCGCGCCTCCGCCCGGTGGCCACGGTCAGCCAGGCGGTGGCGGAGACGCTCGCCCGGCGCGGGGAGCGATGGCATCTCGAGCGCCGCCGGCGCACCCTGCTCCAGCCGGTGCGGGCGGAGGTGGAGCGCCTCCGCCGCCGCCTCGAGGCCCAGCGGCGGGAGCTGGAGGAGGCGGGGGAAGCCGACGCCTGGCGCCGTGAGGCCGAGCTGCTCCTCGCCTATGCGGCCAGCTTCGCGCCGGGCCAGCGCGGGCTGGACGTGCCCGACCACTTCGAAGCCGGCCAGCCGCTCCGGCGGCTGGAGCTGGAGCCCGGCGAGCGCCCGGTGGAGCGGGCGCAGCGCCTCTTCCACCGCTACCGCAGGGCGGTCCGCCGCAGGCAGCACCTGGAGCCGGTGCTGGCCGCGACGGAGGAGCGGCTCCGCTACCTGGAGTCGGTGCTGCTGGAGCTGGAGGAGGCGGAGAACCCGGCGGAGCTGGCGGACGTGGAGGCGGAGATGGAGGCGGAGGGGCTGCTCCCCGCGCCGCGGCACACCCGGGCCCGGAGGCGGGAGCCGCCCGCCTCCACGGGGCCGCTGCGGCTCCTCTCCCATGACGGCTGGGAGATCTGGCTGGGCCGGAACAACCGGCAGAACGAGGAGCTGACCATGCGCCTGGCCCGGCCCGACGACCTCTGGTTCCACGCCCGGGGGCTCCCGGGCGCCCACGTCCTCCTGCCGGTCCGCGGACGGGAGCAGCCTCCGGAGCGGACGCGCCTCGAGGCGGCCGCGCTGGCCGCCCTCCACTCGGGCGGCCGCCGCTCCTCCTCGGTGGAGGTGGACTGGACGGAGCGCCGGAACGTCTGGAAGCCCCGCGGTGCCCCGCCCGGTTTCGTCCTCTAC